From a region of the Lactuca sativa cultivar Salinas chromosome 4, Lsat_Salinas_v11, whole genome shotgun sequence genome:
- the LOC111914554 gene encoding uncharacterized protein LOC111914554 — protein sequence MENFLFAKNNFEFVDGTIQKPEKGTKEYMPWMRCDAMIKGWLTTATEKSIRDSVKYANTAAEIWDDLHERFGKESLPRAYELKQKIAATRQDGNSVSVYYTKLHTLWDEMSSILPFPKCSCNHCTCEIGKRLVEFQEKERLYQFLMGLDFQFSVIKT from the coding sequence ATGGAGAATTTTCTGTTTGCCAAAAATAATTTTGAATTCGTCGATGGTACAATTCAGAAACCAGAAAAGGGAACGAAAGAATACATGCCTTGGATGCGATGTGACGCTATGATAAAAGGCTGGCTTACCACTGCAACGGAGAAGAGCATACGCGATAGTGTGAAATATGCGAACACGGCTGCAgaaatctgggatgatcttcATGAACGCTTTGGAAAGGAGAGTTTGCCAAGGGCATATGAGTTGAAACAGAAGATTGCAGCCACGCGTCAAGATGGTAACTCTGTTTCAGTTTATTACACAAAATTGCATACACTGTGGGATGAGATGTCCTCAATTCTTCCTTTTCCAAAATGTTCTTGTAACCATTGCACCTGTGAAATTGGTAAACGATTAGTTGAATTCCAAGAAAAGGAACGTTTATACCAGTTTCTGATGGGTTTGGATTTTCAATTTTCGGTAATTAAAACATAG